The genomic window CGAAGGTCGCGCCCCAGGCCAGGGGGACCGGGTAGGCGGTCGCACGCCAGGCGGTGAAGCCGGCCAGACACTCCTCGTGGGCGACGGCGGGGATGCCGAAACGGTTCGCGGTCATGATGCGGCGCTGGGCGCGGGCCAGTGCCGCCGCGCCCAGCGCCGGGTCGACGGGGGCCGTGCCGAAGGCGCGGGTCAGCTGGCCGAGGCCCCGGGTGATCAACTCGTCGAAGTCGAACGACTCCGACATGCCCTGCTCGTCGGGGGCGATGTCCTCGCCGCTCGAGTCGTTCTTCACCCACACGCCGTACAACTGGGCGGTCTTCTCCTCCAGGGTCATCCGGGAGAGCAGGTCCTCGACACGGTCGGCGACGGGCAGAGCGCGGTCACGCCAAGGGGTGATCATGAAACTCCTGTCGGAGGTCGGTGAGTTTCAGTGGCAACGATGCGAAGAGATCTCATTTACCGCCCACGCCCATCAGCCCGCCCACCAACGCCCGCCGCGCCACCAGATACACGGCGAAGATCGGGATGCCGGAGAGGACGACCGAGGCGAGTAGGGCGGGGATGTTGACGCCGAACTGGCTGACGTAGTTGAAGAGGCCGAGGGTGAGGACCCTCGGCTCGTCGGACTGGGTGAAGATCAGCGGGAAGAGGAAGCCGTTCCAGGCCTGGAGCGCCGAGTAGATGACGACCGTGCTGATGCCGCCCTTGGCCAGCGGGATCGTCAGCTGGAAGAGCATCCGCAGGGGGGAGGCGCCGTCCAGGGCCATCGCCTCGTACAGGTCCTCCGAGACATCCCGCAGGCTGCCGACCAGGACCAGGACCGAGACCGGCATCGCGAAGGCGGCCGTCGGGAGGATGACGGCCAGGAGGGTGTCGTAGAGGTCGAGCTTCGCGATCAGGAGGTACAGGGGGACGACCACCGCCTGCGCCGGGATCGCCACACCGAGGAGGAACAGGCGGAAGGCGGCGTTCGACCAGCGGTCGCGGGTGCGGACGGCCACGTAGGCGAGCGGGATGGAGAGGGACAGGACGATGCCCACCACAGCCACCGCGACGATCGCCGTGTTGCTGAGCAGATGGCCGAAGCCGCTGGTGAGGACGGTGTTGTAGTTGTCGAGGGTCGGGTCCGTGGGGGGTTTCAGGGGGTTGCCCGTCAGGGCCTTGTCCGCGCCCGTGAGGGACGCCGACAGCATCGCGTAGAGGGGGATCAGGACGATGACGAGCCAGAGGAACGCGCCGAGGCCCGCGACGGGGTTGGCGCGCCTCGTCCAGTGGCGGCGGCGACGCGGGGAGGCCACCTGCTCACGTGAGGGCGGGTCGGTCTTCGTCGGACGCGGCAACGTATCGTGTGACACTCCGTCACATCCCTTCACGCGTACTGCGCATGGCGCCGAAGCCCGTCAGCCGGACCAGGACGAGCGACAGGCCCGTCGCGGCGATGACCAGGAACGACGCGATGGCGCTGGCGTAGCCGAAGTCGTACGTCTTGAAGCCCGCCTCGTACATCAGGTACGGCAGGATCGCGGTGTCCGTGCCGGGACCGCCCTTGGTGAGGATCAGGACCGTCTCGAAGTACGTCAGTGAGCCGACGACCATCAGGACCGTGGACGTGGTGATGGTGTGGCGCAGCTGCGGGAGCGTGATCGAGAAGAACTGGC from Streptomyces sp. DSM 40750 includes these protein-coding regions:
- a CDS encoding carbohydrate ABC transporter permease, encoding MSHDTLPRPTKTDPPSREQVASPRRRRHWTRRANPVAGLGAFLWLVIVLIPLYAMLSASLTGADKALTGNPLKPPTDPTLDNYNTVLTSGFGHLLSNTAIVAVAVVGIVLSLSIPLAYVAVRTRDRWSNAAFRLFLLGVAIPAQAVVVPLYLLIAKLDLYDTLLAVILPTAAFAMPVSVLVLVGSLRDVSEDLYEAMALDGASPLRMLFQLTIPLAKGGISTVVIYSALQAWNGFLFPLIFTQSDEPRVLTLGLFNYVSQFGVNIPALLASVVLSGIPIFAVYLVARRALVGGLMGVGGK